ACGCCCCCTCAGTCTGGAGCAACAGATTTCTCTTTCAGAGCACTCCAGCGAGAAAGAGTGTTGGCCAGACTCCTGCCCACTCCCCCcagagtgtgtggtgtgtatgtggcaCGTAGTTGGCTGAAGTACAGCATGGAGAGACGAAGGGATGGGCGAGAGGAGAGGGCgggaaagggagaggaaagggaagagaaaagaaaaggaggggaggagagccaTGTGGTTGATGTTAGTAAACAGTATCCAGTGTTGTTTTGGCATTgtggtggagaggagtggagcgaTATCAGTGGGGACAGGCCACACACGAGCAGGGATAcaacaagcagacacacacacacactcaaatacacacaCTCTCGCAGACAAATAAAAGAAAACACACACGCTCGCTGTCTGCCACTTTGCAGCTGCACCAGTTTCCATGGCAACCGGGTGAACAATGTAggagggtgtttgtgtgtgcgtaggtgtgtgtgggtgggtgtgagtGGCTATGGGGAGGGGGATATAGCTGTGGGGTGCTGAACTGTGGATTCTaaggacacacacccacacaaactcTCTCCTCGTTTTCTTTTGTGAATGAGAGACAGACACTAGTCtaccagtagagagagagagagagagagagagagagagagagagagagagagagagagagagagagagagagagagagagagagagagagagagagagagagagagagagagagagagagagagagagagagagagagagagagagagagagagagagagagagagagagagagagagagagagagagagagagagagagagagagagagagagagagagagagagagagagagagagagagagagagagagagagagagagagagagagagagcacgagcacacaaagacagacagaggtaattcTTTTCAATGTCTATTTATTTGTCAAAATGAGGTATTTCAAAGTGCTATGAGTCGCAGCACTAAATGTACATTATAAGAATGATACAACAAACATAGTATATCTGTTTCCCCAGTAAGTTCTATGCACCGATACTTACAAATACATAAACAAATGGgggaaaaaagagaaagaaaaaggggTCAGGTACATGATGATAGAACACATTTCTGTACAAAATGATTCACTTTGAATAGAGAGAAGAATAAGAAAATGATGAGATAAAAAGATATCTACCAATAAACTAATTTTCTTACAAAAATATAAGTATCAAATTTTTCACGATCAACACTAAAGCGTAATAAAGATGTGTAGAATTAGTATCATGGTTACAGTACAAAGTAGGACGAtagaaaaaaatgaaaacaatATGTCGTTATATTACAATGTTTCGCTTTGCCCGCGAGGCATTACAGTACTTTATTTTAAAGGTATAAAGTTTCCAGTCTATTAATTGGCAGCTTTTGgacaaaatgtataaaaatccaaataaaaaaatgtatataaaacaagGCAGATTCTGAGTGTATTTCTGTTATTTACAGTAATGTTATTTACAGTAATGTTATTTACAGTAATGTTATTTACAAAAGTGTCAGCTAGCAAGGTACACAGTTAGTACATCCATTAACTTGGGGcgctattcaatctgtatcgctggTCACCTCCCATTGAGCCGACATACGCAGagtttaccatgaatgcagtctccactAAATTCAATCACCTTGTAACGCCGAAGTTCCGTGagacggattgaatagagcccttagttTGAGCACCAGTGCACGAGAGGAagaacaagagggagagagagagaggatgagagagagagagagagagagacgccaaAACTTCTTGACATCATTGTCGTGAGCCAACGCGTGACAGCGGTACAGTCTTTGTTATACCGTGGTTTTACTAGTGTCTTCTGTTTGCAGTGGTGAAGGCATAGAAAGCGTACTCTGCTCCTAAGTGAGAACTTTGAACTCTGAAATACACCATGCCCGGGGTGTATTTATTACGCACCCAATGgtagaaaatggactgaaacaggggAGGGAATACCTGAACTTGTCCATTGAGAAATGCGGGTTTTTTGCTTTCCGTTACAACATGATTTGCCATGGTGGCCCTAACGAACGTGACCTCTTTGAAAGTCACTAGGTTTGGGGCTATGTAAGTGTCACATTCAGTTCAAGAAAACAAggtacaaaaaaaagaaaaatgataCAAGAGAGAGGACCCAGAGAAGCATGCTCCTGCTTTCCTTCCTTtcacctccctccttcttttCTCTTCTTAATTTTTTCTCCAGAAAAATGTAAAACTCGAAACATTCTTAACGTCAACAAATGTGCAAAGAAAGTGGCGGAAGTGAAAGTCCTGTTGTGTCCCGGCCACCCGCCTCTCCTGTGTCgctccaagtgtgtgtgtgtgtataaattgagacagagagaagggggttaatctgggtttgtgtgtgtgtgtgtgtgtgtgtgtgtgtgtgtgtgtgtgtgtgtgtgtgtgtgtgtgtgtgtgtgtgtgtgtgtgtgtgtgtgtgtgtgtgtgtgtgtgtgtgtgtgtgtgtgtgtgtgtgtgtgtgtatatatatatatgagtgtgtgtgtgcctatgtttgtgtgtacgtgtttgCGTTATGTGCCACTGACAAGTCTTAGCGAGTCCTGGCCTGCTCCAACGTCCTGATCAGCTGTTGCCTCCGCGCCTGCAGCCTGTCCTTCTCCTGTGTCAGCCGCAGCTCGTCCACCTCCAGTGACAACACATACTCCGCCGCCTTCTTCAAGATCAGCACCTTGGCCGCCTTCTCGTTCCTCGCCAGCTCGGGTACGTGGTCGCGGAGCGTGAGGAAACTGGAGCGGAGATCGTTGCGCCGTTGGCGTTCCAGGATGTTGTGGTTTCGCCGCCGCTCGGAGTCTTCGGAGTCGGAGTTGCCAGAGGAACCGCCGTGCGGGCTGCTGTCCCCGCTGGCGTTGCGTTTGCGTTTGGATCCTGCCGTTGCCATTGTGAAGGAGCCAAATGACGTCAAGGTCGACGACGACGACGATGAAGAGAGGGTGCGGGAAGGTTGGCGAGGAGCGTCAGAGGTCTTGTGTTTCCTGGAGGGGGGCGCGTGGTCATCGTCAGAGGCGTATGGCGAGGGAGCGGCGTAGTTGTGTTGCTGCTGGTGGACCGAACTCTGCTTCAGAATCAGCTCCTGACCGTAACCGTTTGACCCCACTGGTCCCCGGCTGCTGACGAATCGGCTCACGACGCCAGATGAGGCCACGCCCCCGGAAGCGGCACCCGTCTTCGGCCGCACTGAGATGGTGACCGTGCCGGTGGCCAAGGGCGACAAGCCACGCCGCTTCTCCACGGTGACCACGTCGATCTCTTCGCCGTCCGAGTCATCTTCACCCTCCGAGTCATCTTCGTCATCCTCTTCTTCATCATCGTCTTCATCTTCTGGGGAAGGAAAACAGAAGAGTGAGTTAGGTAATTGTTCTGACTCATCAACTGTGGGAActgtcacctgtgtgtgtgtgtgtgtgtgtgtgtgtgtgtgtgtgtgtgtgtgtgtgtgtgtgtgtgtgtgtgtgtgtgtgtgtgtgtgtgtgtgtgtgtgtgtgtgtgtgtgtgtctttctgcctccatgtgtgtgtatgcctgcgcGCATAAATGagtctgtatgtgtatgtgtgtgtgtgggagtagtGAAATCATTACTAAACTCTCTGATCACTGCACAAAGAGAGTACTCTTCATGCTTATTGTCAGTCACCTGTAGCACTAATCTAGTCCACAGGCTTTTACATGCTTCATCTGACTGACTTGTAGACAGGTTGTATTCTTTGTTTTTCAGTCCTACAACCCTTCTTTGGCCTTTCCTGCTCAACTTTACCCACTACAGACATGTTTGAGTTGtgtccatgttctctctctctctagaaaaGGTTTTGACATCACCAAGTGGGCAGTTACTGATGATGAAATGGGATACGCAAAGCATTTCAAAAGTCGTAGTTCCTGATCGGTGTTAACTTGAAGGATTTCAAAACAAAATATTTAGCTATTTTCCTAATTTACCGCCTTCTTTATCTCCATTTCACCTAAGCTGGTATATTACTGCCGCTGCTTATCACaagaagtaaataaataaataatgtgtagacttaaataaataaaaataataatgggTAGGCCTCTTTGAAGCCGCGAGAAGAAGAACGCAGTCGTAAGCAGTTGGTAATTGAGGTGGCAGCCCCAGTTAAAATGCCTTTCTGATAATGGCTATCATTATCAGCTTAGTCATTCGTAAAGCACTGTGGCATTTTACGGCTTACAGTAACCCACTTCTGACGCCTAGACCCTCCGGAGGCCATctagcacacacgcacgcacccacccacgcacgcacacgcacacacacacacacacacacacacacacacacacacacacacacacacacacacacacacacacacacacacacactgagaattTGGCACAAGAATCAAAACAGAACCACAGCACAGACTCAGCTGGGTGGTAAAGGGGGTGTGTctcgcttctccctctcttttccccttaccctctcctctcccttccctctgttttcccccctctctctagacAGACCACATGTGAAGCTGAGACAGCCTGGGTGATATGATACCTGGCTCACTGGGAAAATGGGTCATActaggagtgagtgagtgagtgagtgagtgagtgagtgagtgagtgagtgagtgagtgagtgagtgaatgagggagtgagggagtgagtgagtgagtactaGTGAATCTCCAAGGTGCAAATGTCAATTGTCTAAAGTGGcatcctctcctcgtctcctttccTTTTCCTACACTGACGTGAAAGAGATGGTCTGGTGAAAGCCAGCACCTGGTTGTCAGATATCCACCATATTGCTCAAAGCTCCTTTATTTTCCCAAATGATCAACGCAGATGAAGTGGAGATGGTGAAGAGAGGGAGCCACTTCATATGGAGGTGTATCcttcattgttttaaatgaatgaCTACAGATAAACATGTGACAGGTGCCTTTGGCTTCCAGGcatactgtaggtgttctaataCGTGTTGTATAAATCAACATTTGATCAGAGAGTCATCCCATGATCTGCTATTGGGTACCAAATGCAGGAGGCCTATTCTGTGTCCATAGGACTTGGAACATGGATAGGATATACGTTGGTATCTATAGTGACACTGTCTAATTCTGCCTTTCAAGTCTGCAGGGCGTCTACTACTCTTTTTGATTGCAAGGTGAGGAAAGCGCGTAGAGAAAAAAGCGAGAGATGCGATTTATTAACGCTGCGAGCAGAAGAGGCCCATGCAAACGGTTTCATCTGCAGGCTGGCGGGGCGGGGGAACGTGGTGTGATTGGATCACCGGCTTTAAGCCGAGGCGCTGGACCGGCGCCAGAGAGACAGCTGTCGAGATGGGAGCGCCTGTTCAAAGCTGTCAGCCCCCTAAAGAAACaggccctcctcctcttctctccagctATCTTTCTTTTGCCAGCGGGACGGTTGCTTTTGGCAAGGCTCTATAGCTCAAGCTTCCAGCCGGCGCTGCCCAGTTGGAGGTCTCGGTTTTACTACCGTTTCGCAGGCGTCACAAAAGAGCTCTAGTAACGACTCGCGTGAGTTCGTCGTACCATGGGTCCATGCCAACTGCCAAACGAACGTTGGGCTATTTAGAGTGTTAGAAGAACCTATTATCCTGTTATTACAGAGGTTGAATTTTCCACTTTGTTGTTATCACCGACCCCCTTTCCGAAACACACTCACCGACATCCTCAACACTAAACACTATAGATGGCTTTTTACACAATGCTGTCTAATTCATGCTGGCATGAATGGCATTCGTTGAATATGTAAGAAGCAATTTCACACCCGCGGGAGCCCTAGTTATTTCAATAACCCTAGCGTAAAGTGTGTAATCATAGCATCCAACGAATCGTGAAACAAGGCCCTTTATCAAGTAGTCCGTTTATTTAGCGCGTTCTAGATTGGGACTATTTGACTGCGCCAAGTACATCGCCCTATACAACCCGTGTGTCTAGATGTTCGGTGTAAAAGGGATCTAAATTCGTAATGCACACAATCCTCCAATTTTACTGCCATCTGCCGGTGAAGCGTCTGCCTATTACATAAACCCTCATTCACTGTGGCACAACCACTCACTACAAGGTAATCCTATTCTGGGCCAGTCATTTGAACTCTTAACTTCCAATCACCCCAATTACCATTACCCGAACaagacaataataataacaatagccTAATAATAATGACATCTGTTATTTGAAGCAGAATGATATCAATTCAACAAACTAAAACTGGGTTTTAGCATTAGTATTGAGGTTTTAGGCTGTTAGCTGTTGTATTGTAGGTTACTGTAATCAAAACGAAGGGTATTTTGCGTATGCATCCTCGCCGAAGGTATTCGCTTACCAGAGTCGCTCTGAGTTTCCTTGGCGCTACAATGGACAGTAGAGGCGGGGACCGTCCCAGGTGGACATCTGCTGCTGCTACCGTTTCTTTTGTTGACAGGGAAGGGGAAGACTATCGTGGGGTCCACACACTCCGACACGGAGCGGCTCAGCTCAGACGCCTTGGTAGTGATGACAGCGGCAGTAGTGACATTTTTACTAACTCCACAGGCAGCCGCTGTGGAAATGGCTTTGCTCAGCTTCTCTGTGACCACCCTCTCTAGCTTTTCCCTGGCGGAGAAGCCGCTCCACATACAGTCCTGAATGATGATGGAGTTGGGGTTTTTATTCAAAGCGGAGCCGCCGAACAGGTCTCCATCCGACGCACCCCAGATATCTTCCTCGGGCAGGAGCAGAAGCTCCGAGGTCCATTCGCACCCAAGCGGGTCGCCTAATCCAAAACTCATGGGACCTGCTGCCGAGTCGCCCCAGTCCCCCACGGACGCGTAGGCCAGCTCCCCCGGTAGCGCCGCTCGGCTCGGAGAGAGGGGCGGCGTAGGCAGTAACTCAAATTTCTTCCAGATGTCCTCCCCGGGAGGCGCAGAGTCGGGACCGCAGAAATAGAAGTCATCCTCGTCTGGATAGAAGCAGGGTTGTAGTGAGTCAAAATCCATGTCGGAATTTTTACTTATAATCGCCGGCATTCTATCCCACACTTGGAAAGCCTGTAGAGAAGGACACGGAGATAGTTTAGACACAATGGAATAAGGCAGACACACATCTCCATATAGTTCCTATTGTAAAGCCCAGACAACCTACACCGTATGCACAACATtctacagccagccagccaagtgCTCAAACGTATTGCAAGTCCTTTGGAAAGAACAGAGGCGAGTGTGGGTAAACTGACATGAAGTCACCTTTTCCGCTATGATGGTGTTCTTGGCATATTATTCAAAAAAGAATACcagttgtattttttatttgttaatttgatttatttaactaggcaagtattAAGTAGGCAagtattaagaacaaattcttatttacaatgacgcctacaccggccaaacctggaccaattgtgcgccgccctatgggactccaaatcacggccggttgtgatatagtctggaatcgaaccagggtctgtagtgacccctctagcaATGAGATGCAACGCcttggaccgctgcgccactcgggagcaattATAACTATTAAAAAGTATATCTACTCTAAACGTCCCATGACATTCGTATTCGTTTGCAGGGTGACCATTTGGCAGTCAATAAAATAAGCGACTCTTTCACCCAAAAAGAAAGATGCTCACCTCGCGTTGACTGAGGTTGTGGTGTGAGTCGTGTGTTGTCTCGTCACTCTCTCTCGCAGTTCAGTTCTAAACTCTAGGAGCACACATGTACTCTTGTGTCGCGCAGACAGATCTCTGACACACATTGTATGGGCTACGGAGTGTTATAGCCTACACTCCAATctactgtgtgtgttggaggGGAGCTCCGCCCACGGAGGGGCGGGTCCGGGCTTGGTAGACGGCGTGAGGCAGACGGGCAGGCATGTTGGCTGGCTCGCAGCGTAGCTTTCTATAGCTCACGACAGGCTTTAATCCCTCCCCAGAGAATAAATATTACATTATCATCCCTTATCCTCCATTATGGCTAATTTCCTCCCCTTTTCAGAAATGGATAGGGGTGAACTATGGGCAAATGCACAAAATTATCATACTTTTATGTATAAAGGCTCCAATAATCTATACCATAATGATTTGTTATCCAACCTCTAAGATACATTTGATGTAAATTATATTTGTTTAAAGATAAGCATATATGCTGTTATACTGGCTTGTTATAACAGGGACGGCACGATGGCCTGGCGCATTGCTCAGTCCTAGAGCGGAACCCAACTCTCACCATTGACGTAACCGCATATCTGGATCAAAAAGTCGGGATCACTGCGCCCTCATGTGGGCATGATTAAAACATAAACCTGAGCGTTTCAACAGATTAAGTGCTGTTGTAGGTTATCTGCGGTAAATTGTCGAATCATGGGTTGAAAGCGAAGTACGGATTTTGTTCTTAATAGTGAATAATTAACATGTTATTTATAACCATTACTTACACTAAACACAcctataggcctacattgaaTTGATAGGCTACACctttaaagctgtcatcaaaacgTTCTTTGTCTTCTTTGTCTATGCACCTCCATGTCTCAGAATCAGCTGTGCTCAAGCCTGTTTATGTAACTCCACTGGCAGTGGTTGATGTAGAAGACATCCCCATTTCCTTACTCTCATAACAGGTTTGCAGGAATGTACAGTGCATCTGGAAAAAAATCAGACCCTTTGACCTGGGAGACaggtcaggattgagggaaagatgaacgaagcaaaatacagagagatccttgatgaaaacttgctccagagcgctcagtacctcagactgggggcgaaggttcaccttccaacaggacaatgaccctaagcacaaagcgaagacaatgcaggagtggcttcgggacacgtttctgaatgtccttaGATATTGTTGAAGAGTTGTGATCAGAAGCAGTGgtgggagatgagagggagggtgACGACTCACAGCTGGGATCAGTGCAAGAGTACTGGGAACTATTTGTGAGGGACAGGGTTCAGTTTCCTGGGAATACAGACCCGGAACGTCGGATGCCTGGGATTGGAGACGGGATGAGAGCTGTGATGTGATGTTCTCTCATGTTTTCCCCAACCACTGCTCCGACTGTGACCCAACAGGAACAGCTTCCTGTGTGAGAGCAGCGAGGACAGAGAGTGGGAGTgagaactgagagagagggagagaggtaaagggagggagagagaaagatggagagagagaacgaagggagagtgagagagagagaagagggagtaaGGGaaaaggatagagagacagagagagggggagagacagagatatagagtGAAGTCATTGTCCCAAGGGAATGGGAGAGGGAAGCAAAGAAGAGTATAAACTAAAGTTGCATGGTTCATATGGTCCAACAGAGAACGGAAGGAAAGAAAAATGGAGGGATAGCGGACAACGATCAGCCCCTTTGGTCTTTCTTGGCATAGCAGAaggcgtgtgtgagtgtgtgtgtcctcgCCATGGAAAGGGGACGGTGGTGGTGGAACATCTATAATTTGGGATATACTACTACACATCCTCATTCACCTCATCAAACAATAATTACAGACGGCACTCTTGTACGTCATATGATTACAATGTTGGGCTGATGTTTGAATTTGATTGAATGTATGCTATTACATAAATAGATGCTATTTCATGTCTAACGCAGGAATCAGActagtatcacacacacacacacacacacacacacacacacacacacacacacacacacacacacacacacacacacacacacacacacacacacacacacacacacacacacacacacacacacacacacacacacacacacacacacacacacacacacacacgaacaggactggagggccaagtctaggtccaaaaggctccttaacagcatcTACCCCTAAACcatgagactgctgaacattTAATCACATGGCTACATAGACTATTTGCATTtaccccctttttttttttacgctgctgctactcgctgtttattatctacgcatagtcactttacccctacctacatgtacatatgacctcaattacctcgactaacccgtacccccgcacattgactcactacccgcaccccctgtatataacatCGTAATTGTTATTGCTTGACTTTTTTTTTAACTTaagtttatttagcaaatatttttttactctgcattgttagttaagggcttgtaagtaagcatttcacagtaaggtctacagctgttgtattcggcgcatgtgccattttttatttatttgatttgacaACATATCAGAAAATCCACTTTAAAACCAGCTCAGGCACATGGATGGTTAAGCCATTGGGCCAGTTTGTGTAAAAGATTCATGTCAACGTGTTTAGAAGGAAAAACAAAAAGCCAACGACATGACATCCGGCTGTGATGGCAAGGGGGGAGAccgtgtcccaaacggcaccctattccctacgtagtgcactacctttgatggCTCTGGTCACGGgtactgcactatgtagggaatagggtgccatttgggacgcactgtTCATCAATAAAACACAAGACCGGAACAACTGGTTATGTTTTTAGTTCAGGGACCAATTTGGGGTTGCtgttgtttcctctctctctctctctctctctctctctctctctctctctctctctctctctctctctctctctctctctctctctctctctctctctctctctctctctctctttctctctctctctctctctctctctctctctctctctctctctctctctctctctctctctctctctctctctctctctctctctctcgactatGTGTAAAAAAGGGTCTGAAGCAGGTTAAAGGCTCATTTGACAGCAGACGTGGGGCTAGAACACAATGTTACATTCATTCAGGTCGGGAACAGGGTTTGAAACATGAGCCACAGGTCTACAAAAGCAGGGCTAAAAGTTATCGTTATAGGTCTAATAGTAAGGCGTTTTATTGGCATTCTTTGAAGTGCACAAGGTTAGGAGGATTTACACACCATAGACAGAGCCCAGAGTGCATGAAGTCTGGGAAACGCATTAGGACTTGCCTTCTTCTTTAATCATTTGGGCTGTCAGATTCCACAGTGGCAGTGGCATCTCCCCCTTAAAACAAACTAGTCAAACAAGGCTCTTTACTTTACTCTGCCGCCACACACCATTAGATCTCAGCCACTCCCACGTGCGCACGCATGCAGTCACGCACGCTCACACCGAAATGCTGaatatttcttatttttcttcttcttcatgaAAGGGAAGACTACTGAATGATGTTGCTGTTGTAAACATCCTGATTGGTTTCATCCTTCCAACTAAAAGTCCCAACACGACATACAGTATCACTTTACATTTGTATTTTGGGAGAAATTGGGatttgtgacccgattcaggtaactaggcatatgtcacaagtcacgacttcacacgAGAGCTGTTtgaaagttttaaaaaatatatatttttatcaaaatgtgttttttgggagAAATGTCTCGAAAAATTTTCGAAA
This region of Salvelinus alpinus chromosome 8, SLU_Salpinus.1, whole genome shotgun sequence genomic DNA includes:
- the LOC139583148 gene encoding N-myc proto-oncogene protein-like isoform X2, with the translated sequence MPAIISKNSDMDFDSLQPCFYPDEDDFYFCGPDSAPPGEDIWKKFELLPTPPLSPSRAALPGELAYASVGDWGDSAAGPMSFGLGDPLGCEWTSELLLLPEEDIWGASDGDLFGGSALNKNPNSIIIQDCMWSGFSAREKLERVVTEKLSKAISTAAACGVSKNVTTAAVITTKASELSRSVSECVDPTIVFPFPVNKRNGSSSRCPPGTVPASTVHCSAKETQSDSEDEDDDEEEDDEDDSEGEDDSDGEEIDVVTVEKRRGLSPLATGTVTISVRPKTGAASGGVASSGVVSRFVSSRGPVGSNGYGQELILKQSSVHQQQHNYAAPSPYASDDDHAPPSRKHKTSDAPRQPSRTLSSSSSSSTLTSFGSFTMATAGSKRKRNASGDSSPHGGSSGNSDSEDSERRRNHNILERQRRNDLRSSFLTLRDHVPELARNEKAAKVLILKKAAEYVLSLEVDELRLTQEKDRLQARRQQLIRTLEQARTR
- the LOC139583148 gene encoding N-myc proto-oncogene protein-like isoform X1; this translates as MAFQPSAEETLSIRHGFRCVPENGVKVEAFLLAVGEQAFQVWDRMPAIISKNSDMDFDSLQPCFYPDEDDFYFCGPDSAPPGEDIWKKFELLPTPPLSPSRAALPGELAYASVGDWGDSAAGPMSFGLGDPLGCEWTSELLLLPEEDIWGASDGDLFGGSALNKNPNSIIIQDCMWSGFSAREKLERVVTEKLSKAISTAAACGVSKNVTTAAVITTKASELSRSVSECVDPTIVFPFPVNKRNGSSSRCPPGTVPASTVHCSAKETQSDSEDEDDDEEEDDEDDSEGEDDSDGEEIDVVTVEKRRGLSPLATGTVTISVRPKTGAASGGVASSGVVSRFVSSRGPVGSNGYGQELILKQSSVHQQQHNYAAPSPYASDDDHAPPSRKHKTSDAPRQPSRTLSSSSSSSTLTSFGSFTMATAGSKRKRNASGDSSPHGGSSGNSDSEDSERRRNHNILERQRRNDLRSSFLTLRDHVPELARNEKAAKVLILKKAAEYVLSLEVDELRLTQEKDRLQARRQQLIRTLEQARTR